Genomic window (Streptomyces sp. TG1A-60):
GACACCGGCCGCGCCGGCACCGGCCGAGGTCGCGATCAGCGTGGTGTCGTCGGTGCCGCTCTCGACACCGGTGCCGAGGGCGCTGCGCACACTGTTCGTGGTGTTGCCCTCGACGGTCTTGCCGCGCGAACCGGCCGTCGGCAGACCCACGTACGGGAAGGACTTGCCGAACTTCTTGTCGTTCTTGTCGACCGCGTCGCCCAAGTCGTTCTTGGCGCCGAGCAGTTCACCCTCGACGACCTGCAGTGCGATGTCGATCACGTCGTCGGTGAGCCGGCGGCCGTTCGGGAAGCCCTGGTTGTCGCCGTCGAGCACGCCCAGCCGCTTCGGCTTCTTGGTGGGCTCGATGGAGGTGTTGAGGCGCAGCTGCTCCGACGGGGTCACGTGCGGGGGCTGGTTGAGGCCCTCGACGCCCTTCAGGAAGACGTCGACGAGGTCGTTGCGCGGCTCCTCGGGCGCGGGGATCTGGTAGATCGCCTCGATGAGCTTGGGCAGCTCCGGCTCGGTGACGTTCTTCAGGAACTGCGCGTCGTCCACCGGCGAGGACGCGTTGAACGTGTCCTTGTCCCTGATGGGGTTGACGACTTCGTTGACCAGCGGCATGCCGAGGCGCGACACCTGGTGGAACCGGCCGTTGGCGCCCTTGCGCTGGGTCGTCGACCAGATGCCCACGATCGGCTGGTCCTCGGACTCAACGAGCGCCTCGCTCGGCACCTGCAGGGCGATGGAGTTGACGTTGTACTGCTTGAGCGTGTCCCGCCCGACCTCGGAGAGGTCACCGCCGTACAGCAGGTCGAAGACGCGCAGGTCCAGGAAGAACGGGTCATCGGCCTGGCCGGCGTACGTCGTCACCCCGCTCGCGGTCTTGTAGACGGCGTCGTCGCGCAGCTTCTTGTAGTTCGGCATCGACGCCTTGCCGACGTTCGACGGCGCCACCCGCACGTCGTCCGCGAGCTTCGTCTTGGAGACCGCGCGCCGGTTCTTGAGCTTGATGAGCTCGATGTCGTACGTCTGCGTGATGTTGAGGTCCGGGTCGTCGAGGCTCTCCACGACGCCCGTGTTGTACAGGAACGTCTTGTCGTTCTTCGTCTTCGTCTCGAACGTGTAGCGGAAGACCAGGTCCTCCTGCGCGTCGCCGTCCTGGTCGACGCGGATGTCGTACTGCGCGTCCTCGGCGAACGTGAAGAAGTTCGGTCCGCCCGCCGGTTCCTCGAAGGGGATCCAGTTCGCGATGATCGTCGTCGTGTCCGGCTTGTCCGGGCTGACGAACGCGTACACGTCCGTGTTGTCGAACTGGGGCTCCCCCGAGATCAGCGGGGCCTCGCGATGGCTGGAGGCGGAGGCCGCCCCCGGTTCCAGCGCGGTGACGCCGGCGGCTGCGAGCCCTCCGGCGGCCAGCGAACCACAGATGAGGGACGCGACGCTCCTGCGCCCCGCGCCGCTCCTGGAAGTAGGTGTCATGCCGTCCGTCCTCTGTCCAACTTGCCTGACGAACGCCATTCGGAGCGGTCGGCAGGGTGGATTGGTCGAATCCCAAACGTTCTTACGGCGCGTTTGACAGGTTGTTTCAGCGCGGAGCGCGATTCGTCGATCGGGATCTCGTCCCACCCGGTGCGGTCGCATCCGGGCCGACCGGATCCGTCGGCGGGCGACCCGCGTTTCGGGCAGGCTGATCCGTACCCCCATCCGGAGGTGGGTTCGTTGCGAATGCCTTACGCGCGGGGATGGCCGTGCTCGGCCGGAGGCGAGGGGGAGCCAGTGGAGGCGGACAGGCTGCTGGTCCGGGTGGCCGGCGGCGACCAACGGGCCTTCGAGGACCTGTACGCGGTGGTGTCCGGCCCGGTGTTCGGGCTGGTCCGCCGGGTCGTCCGGGACCCCGCGCAGTCGGAGGAGGTGGCTCAGGAGGTGCTGCTCGAACTCTGGCGCTCCGCGGGCCGGTTCGACCCCGCCCGGGGCAGCGCCCTGTCCTGGGTCCTCACCCTCGCGCACCGGCGCGCGGTGGACCGGGTGCGCAGCGCCCGCGCCGCCACCGAGCGCGAACGGCGCGAGGGGCGGCGGTCCCACCTCACCGCCTTCGACCAGGTCACCGAGGAGGTCGAGGCCGGACTCGAACGCCAGTGGGTGCGCCACTGCCTGGAGAAACTCACCTCCCTGCAGCGCGAGTCCGTCACCCTCGCCTACTACGACGGTTACACCTACCGTGAGGTGGCCGAGCGGCTCTCCTGCCCGCTCGGCACGGTCAAGACCCGTATGCGCGACGGACTCACACGGCTGCGCGAATGCCTGGGAGGAGCCGCATGAGCGCCCTGAACGGCCGGCCCGGGAGAGGTGCCGCGTGAGCCTGTTCCGCCGCGAGGACCTCCACTCGCTCGCCGCCCCCTACGCGCTCGACGCCCTGGAGCCCGACGAGCGGCGCCGCTTCGACAAGCACCTGGAGCGGTGCGACCGCTGCCCCGCCGAGGTGCGGGCCCTGTCCGAGGACGCCGTCCGCCTCGCCTGGTCCACGGCCGCCCCGGCACCGGCCGCGCTGCGCGACCGCGTCCTCGCCGCCGTACGCGACACTCCGCAGGAGGCCCCGGCCCAGGCGCGCCCCCAGCAGCATCTGCCGCCGCATGTCTGGGGGACCGCCCCGCCGCCGAAGACGCGCGCCCGTGCGCCCCGGATGCGCCCTTTGTTCGCCCCGCTGGCCGCCGCCACGGCCGCCGCCGCGCTCGTCGTGGCCTCCCTCTTCGCCGTCCAGGCGGACCGCGCCCGGGACCAACTGGAGGCGGAGCGCGCGCAGGCGAGTGAGATCGCCCACGTTCTCGCCGCCCCGGACGCCCGCGTGAGCGGTGACCGGGACGCGGAGGGCCATGGAATCGGAGTGATCGCTTCCGCCGAGGAGGGGAGTGCGATCGTGACCCTCAGCGGATTCGAGGACCTCCCGGACGGCCGGGTGCATCAGCTCTGGCTCATGCGCCCCGACGTGCAACCACGCTCCCTGGGTCTCTTCGACGGCGACACGCCCGTGGTCGCGAACGGGATGGACTCCGACGCGACGTCACTCGCAGTGACCGTTGAACCCGACGGTGGATCACCGCAACCCACCAGCCAGCCAGTTGTCCAACTCGCCCTGGAATCGGTAGGATTCGGAGAGTAATCAGCAACGACCCCGCGGGGTAGGTGAATACCAGGAGCGTGATTCCCGAGTGCTCCGACGGGGCGATATGGTTACGCTGCCCGGGCCGGGTGGACGCGTACGGGTGGGGAGTGACATGGAACAGATGACAGTGCGCAGGGCGCGAGTCCCTGCGATCACCTGCGGGAGCAGCGCGACCAGTTCGCGTCTCGACCGCCATCTCTCGGTGCTGAGCGGCCCGGCGGTTCCGCAGCGCGAGACGGCCGAGGCGACCTCGCTGATGCGCGAAATAACGGCACGTTCCCCGCACGAGCGCCGTGACAGCAAGAACACGCGCGTCGGCCGGGTCTCGCTGTTCGCCCCCCTGAAGAGGCTGCGCCGCTCGCTGTTCGGCAGCCGCTAGCACCCACGGCACCAGCTTTCCCGGCAGAGGGCACGCTCTCAGGCGACCACACCACCCCGGCGCAGCGCCGCGCTCCCGTCGTCCGTCATCCCCGCGGCACGCGGCAGTGACCGGCGTGCTCCCCGAGCGCGGGCACCACTCCCGTCCAGGCCTCGTCCCCGCCGCTCTTCCTCACAGCAGCGTGAACTGGCCCTCCGGGCCCTCCTCGTGGTGGTCCAGTACCGAGGCGGGTCTGCGGGTCGTGTCCGGCACGGGAAGGACGCCCGCCTCGCGCAGCATCGCCGGCGTGATCGGCCTCTGGATGGTCAACGCGGCCTGTGAGGGGCGCAGTTCCGCCAGCAGGGCCAGCACGGTGATCAGCTCCAGCAGCTCCGAGGTCCAGGGCTGCGGCCAGGTCGTCGGGCGTACCGCCTCCAGCGTGCCCGGCTCCGCCGGTTCCGTGCGGCGGGCGAACCACTCCTGCAGGGCGCGGACTCCGCCGACGTGGAAGTCCCAGGCCTCGGCCGGCACGGGGGAGATGCGGCCCTCGTCGATGAGCAGGGCTTCTTCCCCGGGGTCGTAGCGCAGTTCCAGAGGGCGGGAGGGGAACGGGGCGCGGACGTAGGGGCGGCGGCCCCCGGGGAGCTTGGGGCGGTCGCCGTTTCGGCGCATGAGCCAGAGGGTGCGGCGGCCCAGTCCGACACCGTGGTCCCAGGTCTCGGGGTCGGTGGTGAGCGGGACTTCGATGCCTCGGGGGCCCGGACGGGCGGCGACCAGGAACCAGGCGAGGACGTCGAGGGGGTCGACGGGATCGGTGCCGAGGCGCTCGGCGAGGTGCTCCGGCAGTCCCGGCGCCAGGTTCGGTTCCTGTCCGCCGGGCCGTCGGTACAGCGGGCGGACACGGCCGATGCGGGGGCCGTGTGGCGGGGTCAGCGGCAGGACGGGAGAGGCGAGGAGGAGGGGGCCGGACGGCTCGGGTGTGACCGACTGTTCGACGACGAAGACCTGGTGGTCGTCCGCCACACGCCACAGCTCGGGTCGGGCGGAGTCGATCAGGCGGTGGTCGGGAAGGAGCCACTGCTCGTCGAAGGGGGCCGCCAGGACCCGCACGGGCTCGGGGCAGGGGCCCGACTCGCGGGCCAGCCGGCCGGTGCCGCCGGACCGGCCCGGCAACTGGGGCACCGCCGAGGCGAGGGTGCGCGAGCGGGTGGGAGCGAACAGGGCCTCCCGGTCCGGGCCCTCGGCCTTCAGCAGGGCGCGCCAGCGGGCTTTCAGGGAGGCCGTGTCGGGGGCCGTCGGCCACCCCCGGCCCAGCCGCGGCGGTGCGACGGACCACGGCATGAGGTCCGCGAGCAGCGGAGCGTCGTCGGGCGTCACGCCGGGCATCGTACGGCCTGGGGGGTGCTGCGAGTCCACGCACCGGACGCCGCGGGCACCGCACGCAACTCTCGCGGCACCACCGGTCACGGTGCGTCGAGGGTGACGGTGAAGGAGAAGCGGTCGCCACGGTAGTGGATGACCGCCACGTCGAGGACGCGGCCGGAGTCGTCGTAGGCGACGCCCGTGTAGTGGAGGATCGGGCTGAGGAGCGGGACCCGGAGGAGGCGGGCCGTCTCCGGGTCGGCGATACGGGCCTCGACGGTGTCGGTGATCCGGCCGATGGACACGCCCACGACGTCCCGCAGGACCTTGGTCATCGGCCAGCGCAGCAGAGCGTCCCGGTCGATGCGTTCGGCCAGCTCGGGGCGGACGTAGTTGCGGGCGTGGTTGGTGGGCTCGCCCGTCTTCTCGTCGCCGCGCAGCCGGTGGTACGTCGCGACCTCCGTCAAGTCCGGGAAGTACGCCGAGAGTTCACCCGACAGGGGGGTGCTGCCGTGGTCCAGCAGCTCCGTCGTCATGCCCGACTGCTGGGCCACGATCGCGTCCACCGAGCCGAGCAGCCGCACGGGCGAGCCCCGCTGGGCGCTCGGCTCGATGAACGTGCCGCGCCGGCGGTGCCGGGTGATCAGCCCCTCGTCCTCCAGCTCCTTCAGCGCCTGCCGCATGGTCAGCACGCTCACCCCGTAGTGCCCGGCCAACTGTTCCTCGGTGGGCAGCCGCAGGGGTTCCTGGGGCGACCGGCCGAGTATCGAGGCGCGCAGGGACTGCGACACCTGGTACCAGAGCGGCAGTTTGCGGTTCAGGACGATCGAGTCCGGAGCGAAGGAGGTCACCACGGTATCCCTACCCGGCGGGACGCCTTCAGCGCAACGGGCCGAAGTGGCGCTGGAGCCCGGCCCACACATCGTCGTACCCCTGCTGCAGGTGCTCCGCGCGGGCCGCCTGCGTGGTCGTGAGGATCGGCCAGCGCGTCTCGAACATGAACGCCAGCCCGTCGTCGACCCGCTGGGGCTTCAGCTCCGCCGCGCTCGCCCGGTCGAAGGTCTCCCGGTCCGGCCCGTGCGCCGACATCATGGTGTGCAGCGAACCTCCCCCGGGCACGAAGCCCTCCGCCTTGGCGTCGTAGGCGCCCTCGATCAGGCCCATGTACTCGCTCATCACGTTCCGGTGGAAGTACGGCGGCCGGAACGTGTCCTCACCCACCAGCCAGCGCGGCGCGAAGACCACGAAGTCCACCTCGGCCAGCCCCGGGGTGTCCGACGGCGACGTCAGCACCGTGAAGATCGACGGGTCCGGATGGTCGTACGAGACCGTACCGATGACGTTGAAGCGGCGCAGGTCGTACACGTACGGGGTGGAGTTGCCGTGCCAGGCGACCACGTCGAGCGGGGAGTGGTCGTACCTGGCCGTCCAGAGGTTCCCGCAGAACTTGTTCACCACCTCCACCGGGCCCTCGACGTCCTCGTACGCGGCGACCGGCGCCCGGAAGTCGCGCGGGTTCGCGAGGCCGTTGGCGCCGATCGGGCCGAGGTCGGGGAGGCGGAAGGGGGTGCCGTAGTTCTCGCAGACGTAGCCGCGGGCCGAGCCGTCCAGGAGGTCGACGCGGAAGCGGACACCGCGGGGGACCAGGGCCACCTCGCCGGGCTCCGCGTGCAGCAGGCCGAACTCCGTGCGCACGAGCAGGCCACCGCGCTCCGGGACGATCAGCAGTTCGCCGTCCGCGTCGCCGAAGACCCGCTCCATGGCGGAATTGGCGTGATACAGGTGCACGGCCATGCCCGTCCGCCGGGCCGCGTCGCCGTTGCCGCCGAGCGTCCACAGACCGGCGACGAAGTCCGTGCCGGCCGGCGGCTCCGGCAGAGGGTCCCAGCGCAGCCGGTTGGGGTCGGGGACCGTCTCGGTGAAGGGGGCCGTACGGAGGGTGCCGTTGTCCGCCCGCGTGAAGGCGGGGTGCGCGGCCGACGGGCGGATCCGGTAGAGCCAGGAGCGGCGGTTGTGGGCCCTCGGTTCGGTGAACGCGGTGCCGCTGAGCTGCTCCGCGTACAGGCCGAGCGGGGCGCGCTGCGGGGAGTTGCGGCCCTGCGGCAGCGCGCCCGGGACCGCCTCCGAGGCGTGTTCGTTGCCGAAACCGGAGAGGTACTCCAGCCCCTCGGCCGTCTTCCTCGAGTCCCCGCTCATGCTCGCTCCCTCGCGCTCCTGATTCCTCTGCATCACCGTAGGATTCCGTCGGGGCGGGTGCAAGAGGACGGGGCGACAACCGGTCGCCGGTGAGGCGTCGACAGGCCGGGTGCATCGGGCGGGGGAGAACCGGACCGGGAGCGGATCCGTGTTGTCAGTGCGGTGCTCTAGTCTCCCGGCAGGCCGTGCATGTGCGGATGTGCGCTGTCCGTGCCGCTCCACGGCTGAGCGGAAGTGGCGGTACCGGCCGTACAGACATTCGGAAGGCTCATCGGACCTCGGCGGAAAGGCACCATGAAGCCCATGTCCCAGGCGACCTCCTTGCGCCGCGCACCCGTGCAGCGGCGCAGTGCGGAACGACTGACCAGGATCCTCGACGCCTGCGCCGACCTCCTCGACGAGGTGGGGTACGACGCGCTGAGCACCCGTGCCGTGGCGCTGCGCGCGGGTGTGCCCATCGGCTCCGTCTACCGCTTCTTCGGCAACAAGCGCGCGATGGCCGACGCGCTCGCCGAACGCAACCTGGACCGCTTCACCGACCGCGTCACCCGCCGCCTCCAGGCGACGGGCGGCCGGGGCTGGCGCACCGCCATGGACGCCGTCCTCGACGAATACCTCGACATGAAGCGCAACACCCCCGGCTTCGCCCTCATCGACTTCGGCAACCAGATCCCCGTCGGAGGCCGCCGCCGGGAACCCAACCACCGCGTCGCGGACCGGCTGTCCGACCTGCTCTCCGCGTTCATCGACCGCACCCCCGACGACGACCTCCGCCGCACCTTCCTCATCGCCGTCGAGACCGCCGACACCCTCGTGCACCTGGCGTTCCGGGTCTCGCCGGAGGGGGACCCGCGGATCATCGAGGAGATGCGGGAACTGCTGCGGGCGTATCTGGCGCGCGTACTGGACTGATGCCGGACGTATCCGGCGCGCGTACCGCACCGGACCGGACCGGGGTCCGGCGGTTTCTCCGACAAGACTCCGGCGGGGCCTCCCCGCGCGGCATACCGGTCGGTATCCTCGGTCTCGGTGCCGCGCGTCCTCCGCGCGCGGCCCGAGTCCGAGCGCCATCGCCACCCCCCGGGAGGACCCGTGTCCACCACCGCCGACTCCCGCACCGCCCTGCGCGTCTGCCCGCTCTGCGAGGCGACCTGCGGGCTCACCCTCACCATCGAGGGCACGCGGGTGACCAAGGCCCGCGGCAACCGGGAGGACGTGTTCAGCAAGGGGTTCATCTGCCCGAAGGGCGCCTCGTTCGGGGCGGTCGACGAGGATCCCGACCGGCTGCGCACCCCGCTGGTCCGCGAGGACGGGGAACTGCGGGAGGCGACCTGGGCGGAGGCCTTCGACGCCGTCGCCGCCGGACTGCGGCCGGTCGTCGAGGCGCACGGCCCGCACGCCGTCGGCGTCGTCCTCGGCAACCCGAACGTCCACACCATGGCCGGCGCCCTCTACCCGCCCGTCCTCCTCGCCGGACTCGGCACCCGCAGCGTGTTCACCGCCTCCACCGTCGACCAGATGCCCAAGCACGTCTCCAGCGGACTGCTCTACGGCGACGCCCACGCCATCCCCGTCCCCGACCTCGACCGCACCGACCATCTGCTGCTCCTCGGCGCCAACCCCCTGGAGTCCAACGGCAGTCTGTGTACCGCTCCCGACTTCCCCGGCAAGCTCAAGGCCCTCAGGGCGCGCGGCGGCACCCTCACGGTCGTCGACCCGCGTCTGACCCGCACGGCCAAGCTCGCCGACCGGCACGTGGCGATCCGTCCGGGCACGGACGCGCTGCTGCTCGCGGCGATGGCGAGCGTCCTCTTCGCCGAGCAGCTCGTCGACCTCGGGGACCTTGCCCCGCATGCCCAGGGGTTGGACGAACTCGCCGACGCCGTAAGGGAGTTCACGCCCGAAGCCGTCGCCGGGGCCTGCGACGTCGACGCCGGCACCATCCACGCGCTCGCCCGGGAGCTGGCCGCCGCGCCCACCGCCGCCGTATACGGACGCATCGGCAGCTGCACCGTCCCGCACGGCACCCTCGCCAGCTGGCTGGTCGACGTCCTCACCATCCTCACCGGCAACCTCGACCGGCCCGGCGGCGCCCTCTTCCCGCAGTCCGCGACCGACAGGACACCCCGGCCCGCCGGACCCGGCCGCGGCTTCAGCCTCGGGCGCTGGCACAGCCGGGTCAGCGGCCACCCCGAGGCCAAGGGCGAGCTGCCGCTGTCCGCGCTCGCCGAGGAGATCGACACCGCCACCCCTGAGGGCAGTCCCGTCCGCGCCCTCATCGCCGTCGCCGCCAACCCCGTGCTCTCCGCACCCGACGGCGACCGCCTCGACAAGGCGCTCGACTCCCTCGACTTCATGGTCAGCGTCGA
Coding sequences:
- the hmgA gene encoding homogentisate 1,2-dioxygenase translates to MSGDSRKTAEGLEYLSGFGNEHASEAVPGALPQGRNSPQRAPLGLYAEQLSGTAFTEPRAHNRRSWLYRIRPSAAHPAFTRADNGTLRTAPFTETVPDPNRLRWDPLPEPPAGTDFVAGLWTLGGNGDAARRTGMAVHLYHANSAMERVFGDADGELLIVPERGGLLVRTEFGLLHAEPGEVALVPRGVRFRVDLLDGSARGYVCENYGTPFRLPDLGPIGANGLANPRDFRAPVAAYEDVEGPVEVVNKFCGNLWTARYDHSPLDVVAWHGNSTPYVYDLRRFNVIGTVSYDHPDPSIFTVLTSPSDTPGLAEVDFVVFAPRWLVGEDTFRPPYFHRNVMSEYMGLIEGAYDAKAEGFVPGGGSLHTMMSAHGPDRETFDRASAAELKPQRVDDGLAFMFETRWPILTTTQAARAEHLQQGYDDVWAGLQRHFGPLR
- a CDS encoding anti-sigma factor, translating into MSLFRREDLHSLAAPYALDALEPDERRRFDKHLERCDRCPAEVRALSEDAVRLAWSTAAPAPAALRDRVLAAVRDTPQEAPAQARPQQHLPPHVWGTAPPPKTRARAPRMRPLFAPLAAATAAAALVVASLFAVQADRARDQLEAERAQASEIAHVLAAPDARVSGDRDAEGHGIGVIASAEEGSAIVTLSGFEDLPDGRVHQLWLMRPDVQPRSLGLFDGDTPVVANGMDSDATSLAVTVEPDGGSPQPTSQPVVQLALESVGFGE
- a CDS encoding type ISP restriction/modification enzyme, with product MPGVTPDDAPLLADLMPWSVAPPRLGRGWPTAPDTASLKARWRALLKAEGPDREALFAPTRSRTLASAVPQLPGRSGGTGRLARESGPCPEPVRVLAAPFDEQWLLPDHRLIDSARPELWRVADDHQVFVVEQSVTPEPSGPLLLASPVLPLTPPHGPRIGRVRPLYRRPGGQEPNLAPGLPEHLAERLGTDPVDPLDVLAWFLVAARPGPRGIEVPLTTDPETWDHGVGLGRRTLWLMRRNGDRPKLPGGRRPYVRAPFPSRPLELRYDPGEEALLIDEGRISPVPAEAWDFHVGGVRALQEWFARRTEPAEPGTLEAVRPTTWPQPWTSELLELITVLALLAELRPSQAALTIQRPITPAMLREAGVLPVPDTTRRPASVLDHHEEGPEGQFTLL
- a CDS encoding sigma-70 family RNA polymerase sigma factor, producing MEADRLLVRVAGGDQRAFEDLYAVVSGPVFGLVRRVVRDPAQSEEVAQEVLLELWRSAGRFDPARGSALSWVLTLAHRRAVDRVRSARAATERERREGRRSHLTAFDQVTEEVEAGLERQWVRHCLEKLTSLQRESVTLAYYDGYTYREVAERLSCPLGTVKTRMRDGLTRLRECLGGAA
- a CDS encoding molybdopterin oxidoreductase family protein; translated protein: MSTTADSRTALRVCPLCEATCGLTLTIEGTRVTKARGNREDVFSKGFICPKGASFGAVDEDPDRLRTPLVREDGELREATWAEAFDAVAAGLRPVVEAHGPHAVGVVLGNPNVHTMAGALYPPVLLAGLGTRSVFTASTVDQMPKHVSSGLLYGDAHAIPVPDLDRTDHLLLLGANPLESNGSLCTAPDFPGKLKALRARGGTLTVVDPRLTRTAKLADRHVAIRPGTDALLLAAMASVLFAEQLVDLGDLAPHAQGLDELADAVREFTPEAVAGACDVDAGTIHALARELAAAPTAAVYGRIGSCTVPHGTLASWLVDVLTILTGNLDRPGGALFPQSATDRTPRPAGPGRGFSLGRWHSRVSGHPEAKGELPLSALAEEIDTATPEGSPVRALIAVAANPVLSAPDGDRLDKALDSLDFMVSVDPYLGETARHADVVLPPPPPSQAPHFDFAFNAFAVRNQVRYHRAAVPLEDGRMSETEILARLTLAATGMHGADPSAVDDLVIGQTLGKAVKETHSPVHGRDARELAAQLTGDSGPERRLDMMLRLGPYGDGFGALPGGLTLERVLAHPHGIDLGPLKPRLPQPLKTVSGRVELLPQPIVDDLPRLRTALRERPDGLVLIGRRHLRSNNSWLHNIPALTGGTNRCTLHIHPDDAERLQLVDGDAVRIKGAGGEVTAPVEVTDVVRRGVVSLPHGWGHDRPGTRMSHAAVDPGVNVNQLLDGSLLDPLSGSAVLNGVPVDLARVDATL
- a CDS encoding GntR family transcriptional regulator; this encodes MTSFAPDSIVLNRKLPLWYQVSQSLRASILGRSPQEPLRLPTEEQLAGHYGVSVLTMRQALKELEDEGLITRHRRRGTFIEPSAQRGSPVRLLGSVDAIVAQQSGMTTELLDHGSTPLSGELSAYFPDLTEVATYHRLRGDEKTGEPTNHARNYVRPELAERIDRDALLRWPMTKVLRDVVGVSIGRITDTVEARIADPETARLLRVPLLSPILHYTGVAYDDSGRVLDVAVIHYRGDRFSFTVTLDAP
- a CDS encoding TetR/AcrR family transcriptional regulator; translated protein: MKPMSQATSLRRAPVQRRSAERLTRILDACADLLDEVGYDALSTRAVALRAGVPIGSVYRFFGNKRAMADALAERNLDRFTDRVTRRLQATGGRGWRTAMDAVLDEYLDMKRNTPGFALIDFGNQIPVGGRRREPNHRVADRLSDLLSAFIDRTPDDDLRRTFLIAVETADTLVHLAFRVSPEGDPRIIEEMRELLRAYLARVLD
- a CDS encoding DUF4331 domain-containing protein encodes the protein MTPTSRSGAGRRSVASLICGSLAAGGLAAAGVTALEPGAASASSHREAPLISGEPQFDNTDVYAFVSPDKPDTTTIIANWIPFEEPAGGPNFFTFAEDAQYDIRVDQDGDAQEDLVFRYTFETKTKNDKTFLYNTGVVESLDDPDLNITQTYDIELIKLKNRRAVSKTKLADDVRVAPSNVGKASMPNYKKLRDDAVYKTASGVTTYAGQADDPFFLDLRVFDLLYGGDLSEVGRDTLKQYNVNSIALQVPSEALVESEDQPIVGIWSTTQRKGANGRFHQVSRLGMPLVNEVVNPIRDKDTFNASSPVDDAQFLKNVTEPELPKLIEAIYQIPAPEEPRNDLVDVFLKGVEGLNQPPHVTPSEQLRLNTSIEPTKKPKRLGVLDGDNQGFPNGRRLTDDVIDIALQVVEGELLGAKNDLGDAVDKNDKKFGKSFPYVGLPTAGSRGKTVEGNTTNSVRSALGTGVESGTDDTTLIATSAGAGAAGVLLIGTGLLWWRRRMNDRAYY